In Helianthus annuus cultivar XRQ/B chromosome 3, HanXRQr2.0-SUNRISE, whole genome shotgun sequence, a single window of DNA contains:
- the LOC118490457 gene encoding 187-kDa microtubule-associated protein AIR9-like produces the protein MVNLLFRRLNFLSITGDYTEGGILTASYEYVGGHEGKSIYNWYLHEVETDPGILIPEVSGCLQYSVTKDAIGKFISFRCTPLRYDGIMGESRTCMGQEHILEMVLSVYINMR, from the exons ATGGTGAATTTG CTTTTCCGCCGGTTAAATTTCTTATCCATAACTGGCGACTACACTGAAGGTGGTATACTGACAGCATCTTACGAGTACGTAGGAGGTCATGAAGGAAAGAGTATTTACAATTGGTATCTTCATGAG GTTGAAACTGACCCTGGTATTTTGATACCTGAGGTTTCGGGTTGTCTTCAATACAGTGTCACTAAAGACGCTATCGGTAAATTTATCTCATTTAGATGTACTCCATTGCGTTATGATGGGATTATGGGGGAATCAAGAACTTGCATGGGTCAAGAACATATTCTGGAAATGGTGTTATCTGTATATATTAATATGAGATGA
- the LOC110931867 gene encoding uncharacterized protein LOC110931867 encodes MFDCKPHYINILPHFNGRSNDEPYTHLAEFSSICSTIGGHDFALEEVKLRLFQFSLKDKAKQWFLTLPANSIRTWGEMQQVFLDEYYSMAKTDDARDEIRSFRQLSSEPLHEAFTRYKELIRKCPHHQIENGELVKCFVRGLDDETWNHLESTSNGTLLSNYEDDDWEFLERMSKRSKAKESADRAKKHSTSRSWPDRDASSKDRIETLERELARMKKKEVGAVQYTVCEECSDIGHRTENCQATVDVNQVYGDWRQYNMNSNTYHPGLRNHPNFRYGNASNQMNPNFQSGNQGGYSHQTCQGGNQGYQNRERNYQHGYNQSGNGGGASNSQGDNSLNSKLDAIMNVINHSNQEMKKEFEVRDKSHKALEKQVGQLAQEMAQIRGSGGGLPSDTTVNPKHQGSSTSNVRNARVSAVSLLSNDEVCSSVESIPPPQCVDGVVENTSDK; translated from the coding sequence ATGTTCGATTGCAAGCCCCACTACATCAATATACTTCCCCACTTTAATGGGAGATCTAATGATGAACCATACACTCATTTGGCGGAGTTTTCGTCCATATGTAGTACTATTGGAGGGCATGATTTTGCATTGGAAGAGGTCAAGCTTCGATTATTTCAATTTTCGCTAAAGGATAAGGCGAAACAATGGTTCCTCACACTTCCGGCGAATAGTATTCGTACATGGGGTGAAATGCAACAAGTTTTTCTTGATGAGTATTATTCGATGGCGAAGACCGatgatgctagagatgaaattaggtcttttcGCCAACTTTCGAGCGAACCATTGCACGAAGCATTCACCCGATACAAGGAACTAATTCGGAAGTGCCCACATCATCAAATTGAAAACGGGGAGTTGGTCAAATGTTTTGTGCGAGGGTTGGATGATGAGACATGGAACCACCTTGAATCGACGAGTAATGGAACTTTGTTGAGTAATTACGAGGACGATGATTGGGAGTTCCTTGAGAGGATGAGCAAGAGGTCAAAGGCGAAAGAATCAGCCGACCGAGCCAAAAAGCACTCTACCTCAAGGTCTTGGCCCGATCGCGATGCGAGTTCTAAGGATCGGATTGAAACGTTGGAGCGGGAGTTGGCCCGCATGAAGAAAAAAGAAGTGGGTGCGGTGCAATACACCGTATGTGAAGAATGCAGCGACATCGGTCACCGGACCGAGAATTGTCAAGCCACTGTGGATGTGAATCAAGTGTATGGAGACTGGAGGCAGTACaatatgaactccaacacttaccaccccggaTTGAGGAACCATCCTAACTTTAGGTATGGTAATGCCTCCAACCAAATGAACCCAAATTTCCAATCGGGAAATCAAGGTGGGTATTCGCACCAAACTTGCCAAGGAggtaaccaagggtatcaaaaccgtgaaAGAAATTATCAACATGGTTACAACCAAAGTGGAAATGGGGGTGGTGCATCAAACTCTCAAGGTGATAATTCATTAAACTCTAAACTTGATGCTATTATGAATGTTATCAACCATTCAAATCAAGagatgaagaaagagtttgaggtACGAGATAAATCCCATAAGGCGTTGGAAAAGCAAGTGGGGCAACTTGCACAAGAGATGGCTCAGATTCGTGGAAGCGGAGGAGGACTTCCAAGTGACACTACAGTGAACCCGAAGCATCAAGGTTCTAGCACAAGCAACGTGAGGAATGCACGCGTTAGCGCGGTAAGTCTCCTTTCAAATGATGAGGTTTGTAGTAGTGTTGAAAGTATTCCACCACCACAATGCGTTGATGGTGTAGTGGAAAATACAAGTGATAAGTAG
- the LOC110931868 gene encoding uncharacterized protein LOC110931868, whose product MTDKGNDDAVPRVTGQMREVIAEEVGKAIENSLSCFIDKIQNTVLSVVDERIKKLEDSANVAKEKSGERKGCSYKEFMACKPPLYNGEVDPIVCQRWLSDIEGVFERTHCDTNDFVAYGTGQLRGQAKDWWDNKKKEIGSEAARAMTWDEFKVPFLKHHSPKAVINRIKEEFILLRQKGESIDKITGIFLDKLKFCDEVVTSEEQKVAEYREFMTPSKYETLTEIINTAREREIELKKQIERGERRAQVVNPSPTKKARTTESSKKQDGKGGSPSCKVCGKGHKGECRFKDKPCPICG is encoded by the exons ATGACGGATaaaggtaatgatgatgcggtgccgAGAGTCACCGGgcaaatgagagaagtgattgccgaGGAGGTAGGAAAGGCAATCGAAAATAGCTTATCCTGTTTTATTGATAAGATCCAAAACACGGTACTATCAGTTGTTGATgagagaatcaagaaattggaagatagtGCCAACGTAGCTAAGGAGAAATCTGGAGAGCGCAAGGGTTGCTCGTACAAGGAATTTATGGCATGTAAACCGCCACTTTACAATGGAGAGGTGGATCCGATAGTATGCCAAAGATGGTTAAGTGATATTGAAGGGGTGTTTGAGAGAACCCACTGCGACACAAATGACTTTGTAGCTTATGGCACGGGTCAGCTGAGAGGTCAAGctaaagactggtgggataataagaaAAAGGAGATTGGAAGTGAAGCGGCAAGAGCGATGACATGGGATgagtttaaggtaccattccttaaacacCACAGTCCCAAAGCAGTTATCAATCGAATCAAAGAGGAATTCATATTGCTTAGGCAGAAAGGCGAATCTATCGATAAGATCACGGGGATCTTTCTTGACAAACTGAAGTTTTGTGATGAGGTGGTGACATCCGAAGAACAGAaagt TGCAGAGTatcgggagtttatgactccctcGAAATATGAGACTCTCACCGAAATCATTAACACTGCTCGAGAAAGGGAGATAGAGCTGAAGAAGCAAATTGAAAGGGGTGAAAGAAGGGCGCAAGTGGTTAATCCAAGCCCTACGAAAAAGGCGCGTACAACTGAGTCATCTAAGAAACAGGATGGGAAAGGCGGGTCACCGAGCTGTAAGGTTTGCGGGAAAGGGCACAAGGGTGAGTGCCGATTTAAAGATAAGCCATGTCCCATATGTGGGTAG